TGACAGCAAAAATAAGGTGTAGAGGTCTAGATTGCATTGTGCTGTGGATGGTTTAGTAATTTCTCTTATTGTCTGATACCTGGAGAGTAGACGACCCATACTTATCAATCCACTATTTTGTCATTCTGTCAATGCGTAAGTCCTAAAATAAAACAATATTATAAAAGACGACATCCGCCCAAAGTCGCGGATGCCCTTGCGACCAACATGATATGCTTGCTGGGATAGGGTGCGGAGTAAGAAAATCTGGGGATATAAGGAAATGAGCAACACCGATAGCCCAGCCTTAGCAAGTCTTGCCTGAGCGTCACAGCCCCTTAAAGTAGACATCGCTAGGCGAGGCGTAGTCCATCTCAGCAACAAAAGATTCTCTCAAGATTAGCAAAAGCCTTGCTGATATTAGGGGCTATTAGAGTAATTAGATGGCATGTTGTTTATTCAAGTTAATCGGGATAGCATATTACCCCGATTAACAACAGGAAACTTCAAATGAGAATTTTTGTTCCAGGCCGTCTTTGTTTGTTCGGAGAACACAGCGATTGGGCAGGAGAATATCGCAGGATTAATCCTCTTACCGAAAAGGGTTACACCTTAATTGTTGGTACTAATCCAGGGCTATTTCATTGTAAATGTAGACGCGATATGGTAAGGTGCAGCGCCAGTTCTACTTCAAGCATCTATTACCGTGTCTGAAATCGAAATTATCAAAGCTTTTGCAGGTCTAAAAGACCCCCGTCGCCGCGCCGGACAGAGACATAATCTACCATTATCTTTGGCACTTTTCACATTGGCGTAGGCGCAGCCCGCCGTAGGCATCGCAGCAGGGAACAAAGGATTTTTAGCAATTGGAGACTGGATTTCAAGCTACCGTGAGCCGTGGATTGAACTTTTTCAACCGCCAAAAAATAGACTACCATCTTATAGCACTGTACGTCGTGCCTTATTACACGTAGATTACGAAGATTATTCCGTATGTCTGAGCAAATTCTTTAATGTACAACCAAATACTGGAGAAACTGTTGGGTTAGATGGTAAAGTCCTCAAGGGTTCATATCAGATTGAAAATGATAACCCTAACTCGGATTCGCATCCAGCGATGATGTTAGTTAGTTCTTATATTGTTGAGCGAGGCTTAATTTTAGAGCCATTTCAAGTTGATGCCAAAACTAATGATATTATTGCTTTACCTGAGTTGATTTCCAAACTGGCTCTCAATGGGGTTATCTTTGCTTTTGATGCTATTAATACTCAAAAAAACTTGTGAGTTGATTATAAATAGTGGGAATGATTATATTGCCGCCTTAAAAGGCAATCAGCTTAACTTATTCAAAGATGTCAAAACAAATTTCACGCCAGAATTGGCTTATGAGCAGATAAATAAAGGGCATGGTCGAATCGAAAAGCGTCATGTCAGTATTTGTAAAAATCTCGATGGTATTCGTCCTTGGCCTGGACTTACCACTTTGATTAAAGTCAAATCAGAGCGTCAGGTTTTCACACAATGTGATTGAAGTAACTAATGAAACCCGTTATTATATTTCATCTTTAAGCGAAACGGTGCAAGCCTTTGCTGAACGTATCAGAGGATATTGGGGTGTTGAGAATAAAGTCCACTATGTTCGAGACGTTACTCAAGGCGAAGATAAATCTAGAATTCGCACTACTCCTCTTCCTCAAATTTTTGCGCTTGCTCGCAATTTTTCACTTAATTTATATCGCAGTAATATGTTTGAAAATATGGCACAAGCTCAACGTTTATGTTCTTTTGGACTAGACACACTCAAGCAGCTTTTTAGAATGAAATAGCCCTGCCTTCACGAGAGGCTGTCTCTTTAAGTTGAACTAATTGCTGCTCAACAGTTTCGTCAAGTGTATCATTTGACTGCAAAGCTAAATCTAACAACCGACAGCAGGTACGTACTACATCAGGCGACACCTGCAAAGTCTCTGCCACTTTGTTGATATGCTTCATTGCGCTCAATTCTCCTAATTACTGCTTGCACAATTGGGTTGTTTTTTTCTTCATTAGATATATGCTTAGTCAAAAAGTTATAAAGAGTTAAGCCATTGACTTTTTGTAAATAAGCATCTAAGCCACCAGCAGGAATTACTTGCTGTAAATATTCCTTATACGTCAACCGCCGAATTTTGGTAGCAACGTAGAAAACATCAGCAATCTCAACTGTTGCTGCATCAAAATATCCTCCCCGCTTTCGCGGTTTTACTATACCAGCATAGGGATACCACTTTTGTAAAGCGGAGATTGAAATCCCGTATCTTTCGGCAAGTGTTTTTTGGGTGTAGATAACGTTTTCACATATCATCAAACTCAATTCCAAGTGAAAGACAACATCAATTGAAAATGAATTAAACTAGCACATTACTAAACTGTTTGTAAATTAGAAAATAATTTACACATTATGCCAGTTTAGTACAGGTATAGCTCAACTCAAATACACCTACATTTCAACCTATCTCCAAATAAACTGCACACTTGCCAAGTTACATACTGCCTGTTGAGAATGCAAGCACGTTTGTATATATGAGTTAAAAAAATAGAACAATACCTCTTTTGGTAAGAAACTGCTCTAACAGAAATATATAACGCGATCTGCGCCTTAATAGTCTGTGACAAGTTGATCGAACTATCTTGCCGTATCGTGTTATGATTTACACACTTACGCTGCACAAATAGCTAAAAATTCAAAATGGATAGCCGAGAAAATAGATGCTCAAGCAGTCCATAAATTAGTGACAAGAGCATTTAATGCAAGCGAACAAATTTTGCTAGGTAAATCCAAGAAGGTACGTTTTAAAGTATCTTCCAGATTCAGAAGTATAGAAGGTAAAACCAACAAGCAAGGAATTCGATGGGTAAACAATCAACTGGTTTGGGGAAAACTCAAACTAAACGCAAAAATCGAGGCAGATAACCCAGTTATTCACCCTCAGAGCGGATCTCTGTCGAGGACAAATCTATTAGCCAGATAGCCAATAAGGGCGAAAAGCTAATTTGACCTCTGCCCGATTCTCCCCACTTATAGTGCGGAGAGTGGCTCAAGTGCCTTCACAATCTGATGATTGCAAAGCTTATTTTTATTGAGAAATAGCCTGCTGCTGTTTCTTTACCGCGCTCGCTATCAAAGGAGCTTTTTTTTCTAATCCTTGTAAAGTCAAATCCCCATCCAAATAAAGTTGATACCACTGTTGACGCTGGCGCAAGACTCTTTCATCATCCCGTAACCGCAACCGTTCCAAAGTAAATTCCGCCTTTTGACGTTGTTGCGGAGGAACTTTATCTGTTAATACTAATTGTAGGGAAGGAAGCAAAATTTCAAACCAATCTTCTCCCAAATCAAAAGGGTCAAGTACCTGATCATCAAGCGTACCTTTACTACTATTTATCCAAGCAGAAGCAAAGCGTAAATTGCTCCATTCGTAAGCTAAATCGCGATAATTTTCACGGCTGCGATAATGATCTACTGTACCAACTGGTTCATACATAACGCTATAACCACAAAGATTATTAAATCCATCAGCTAAATAACTTTTGAAAGGCGACCAATAATCTCTGGTTCCTTTTTTGGGATCTCGGTTTTTTGCCAACCAAGCATTTCCTGGTTGTCGCACTTTTTTATCAAAATCAGGCGGTTCTGGAGGAGGATTAAATGGCATCATCGCAAGAATTCAGGAGTCAGGAGTCAGAATTCAGAATGGAATTAGCATAGCTTGTTAGTAGCCTACTAACTTCCTCAAGTTGAAGCATTAATCCTGAAGTGTCACCATAGTCAAGGTCTTTTGAAAGAATTAGATAGTAGCGACATTCTTCTAAAGAACCTTGTGCAATGTTCATAAACCGTACTTTGTCTGTTGCTCCCTTTTTCTTAAAACCCTCAGCTATATTTGCTGCAATAGAGATTGCTGCTCGTCTAAATTGGGAAGTAAGTCCATATATTTACGATTTAGGGAACTGACTAGTAAATTGATATACCAATAAAACAAACTGGTGTGCTTTTTGCCAAACTATCAAATCTTGGAATGTCTTGGCTGGTTGTCTCATTTATTCTGGCTCCTAAATTCTGACTCCTGAATTCTGACTCCTGAATTCTTACTTATCATCTGTGTTATACCCCTGATAACCCAGAATTTCTTTTCTCCGTTGTAACTATCCAACGGGGCCAAAATGGGTCATGTCCTGGTAAAACTCTTTGAAGTTCCTGATGAATTTGTGTTGATATTCTCAGATTTTCTGGAAACGTATTCATATCATCATCACGCATCCAAGCCTCTGCTGCTTCAATTGCGATTTCTGCTTCTTTGGAACGGGCTTGTTTGAGTCCAAAAATGTCTGAGGTTAACCATCCAACTATGTCCCCTTGTTTTGACCAAGGTACTTCGTCAAGGCTAACCTCGCTATCTTGTAATTTAAATAAAAATAGTTTATCTTCTTGCTCATGAAAATTTGGCTCTAAAGAAGCAAGAATAAGTGGAGAATGAGTAGTTACTAAAGCCTGTATCTTCATCCTGGGTTGTAATTCTGTCACCACAGATAAAATAGCTGGTAAAATCACCCTCTGCCAACGAGGATGCAAATGAGATTCAATTTCATCAATTAGTAAAACTATCTGATTTACTGGCTTTTGTTGCCGCAGTTCGGAAGCTTTTTTATGTTCGTACCAAGTCCACACTAGTAAATAAGCTAGTCCCAAAATACGCTTCATTCCGGCTGAGGTTTGAGTAACAGGAACGTTACCGTAAGGTAGATTAACTGTAGGAATATCGCGCACGTCTTCAATAGAAACTCGTGTTGTTTCTCCCACTTCTATCCATTCGGAAGGGTGAGGTGCAAGTTTTTTAATAACATTAGAAAAGAGTTCAAATGGATATTTATTGGGTTGATTCTGCCATGTAACCCAATCTTGAATTAGACCATTACAAATAACTTTATCTTTTGACTTTAATCCATTCCAAAGTGTATTTGGATTAAAATTATAAGCAATATCGCGTTGGCGAGCAGGGTCAAAAATAGAAAAACTACCATCAACACGCACATAAATAACTACTTCTTTTAATAAAGGCGGCATTTGTAAATTACGCCATTGCTGTTCAGAAAAATCAAACTGGCTCTGATACTCTCTTATATTTTTTTTATTGCTAACTACGGCTGTAATTTGTGGATTTTCACCTTTGACTCGCTGTGGGTACGCTGGTTGCTCCGCCCAATTTGTAGTCATCACCCACCATGCAATATCGAGTAAAAAACTTTTACCTAAACCATTATCACCCGTAAATATATTGAGCCTATCAGCAAATGCGACATCAAAATGGGCAGCAGGACCAACTTGTTGGAGGTGAAGTTCTTTTAACATTTGGCTCTCATACACAAATTTATATTGATCAACTTACTTCTTGTAAATTAAAATTGGATAGCTCAATAGCAGTTAATCATTTTTAATGAATCCCTACAATATCCTTAATCAGACTGAACTTCAGTGTGTTAGTGATGGCATGACCCGACCCCTACTAGAAAATTGCGAGACTGCCTCACATATCCTGATTTTAGTCTGGCCACAACTTGGGGATTTTGATAGTCTTGAATATGCATGGTGGTTACAGCGCAAAGCTAAAAAATTGCCTCCTGAAAAACTCGCTATTCGTACAGTGGGAATTGGCTCACGCACCTCTGGAACAAGATTCTGTCAATATACAGGATTTCCACCCGAAAATTTATTTGTTGAACCCAATGCAGAATTACATCACCAACTTAAACTTTATTCAGGTCTGAATCTTTCTCTACCTGGACTTTCTGTGTCTCATCAAGCTTGGCTAAATCTAATGTTAATGTGTGCAGGGTTTGGAAGTCCAGGAACGCTAAGAGAAGTTTTTCGGGGATACAGTCGTCAAGCCCCTCAACTCATTGATGATGATGAAATGATTCAAGGTACTCCTCTACCTGCTTTTAAAGGCTCGTTTTTCCGATTAGCTGGCGGAAATGGTTTTCAACGTCCCTTTGAATTAGCAACTCTACGGCTACGTAATATGGTGGAAGTTCTGAGCAATTGGCACACTTATGTACCAAATTCTGCCTACTTAACTCAGCGTGGTGGAACTTTTTTGTTTGATAGTAAAGGCCAGTTACTTTACTCTCATCGAGATCCAGGAATTCTGGGCTTTGCTGCTAATATGAGTCAGCCTTTATCATTTTTATCCTTTATCGAAGCAAATAGCTTTACGATGGGTGATGCGTAAAGGCCCCGAATGCGCTTTGCTAAATTCGGGGGATATAAGCGAACTTTCCTGAATTTATTCATCAGTTTTCAATTGTTTGGCGTGATTCATTAATCTATGGAATGATCCTGTTGATTGCTACTTGGGGCTAAATTCAATTGATGTCTTCAAACCGCACACTCGTGACTTCCAGTCATGAGTTAGGCACTCTATATTAAGTATGACTTTGTGTTAAAATTGAAAGGTATTCAGCAAATTCAATAAATTGCCACACATCCAAAAAGCATTAAATTTACTCTCATCCTCACACACAATCAAGAAGTCTTAATCAATAAGACAATTGGTTGTGCCAGATATGTGTACAACCACTTTTGGGGGCTGAAGAAAGAGTTATATGCAAGTGAGGGAAAAACCTTAAACTACAACGCTTGTAGTCAACAGCTAACTATACTCAAGAAAGAAATTGAATGGTTGAAAGAAATTGCTAGGAGGATTGTAATGCCTAACTGGAGTGCAATTGAAGCGAGTTTTTTACGTCAATCCCACGCGCAACAATTAGGAGAATTGGCAGCTAGTTTGGCACGCCTTAACTCTTGGTCACAAAAGAGTGTAATTCGTGAATTAGTTCCAATATTGTTGTCAGAAAGTTTGTTGTACGTGTCTTTAATACAACAAAAAAGTGAAATTAATAATGTTGAATTAAATCAACTCCAAGACTTATTACAAAACTGGATTAATGTTTGGGACAAATCAATGGAAATTACAGATATTGCATCTGTTGCGTCTACTTGGTCACAGCGAGTATTGGAGATGTCGGGTTTGCTGGCTTCTGAATCTATGAGTGCATAGTCTTAAGTAATGCACCTGACCACTGCGATCAGCTACGCTGGGCGGTTACGCCATCGCTCCTCGGTAAATACTGCTGTATCAAGAGTCGGCAGTCGCCTTATCATCAGTAGTAAAGTATTTAGAGGTATAGCAATAAAATAATTATTTTTATTTGGTAATTAATTAGATTTTGCTACGGGATTATGAGAATACTACACAGCAATTTGCTCCCAGCTAGAATTCTCTTCAAGAATATTTTTTTCATCTTGAGATAGTATTTTTGGTTGCATTTGTTGTAGGTCACGCAGTACCATTTCGGTATCCTCAGCATTAAATTTATAGTACTCAGTTAAACTTCCGATGGGATAATTAAAGCCCTGATAGCGGTGTTTGAAATACAGTTCAACATTACCTCTATGCTCCCAAGTTCCTAATACTCTAATAGCAACACTCGAATAATGAGCAAGTAAATCAATTTTTACTTCTGCTACTCGCTTGAGAACGGGTCTAGTGGTTACTCCTATTTTGTAGATAATTCCAATATTAGTTTCAATCTCTAAAAAATACAGACTAGAGGATAGAATACGTTGAAGTTGAGCGCGATACAGCTTCAAATCAGTAAATCGATATGCTAAATCTGGAGCATTTTTGTATTCGGCGTGTTTAAAAGCTAGCTCAAGTTTCAGCAGTTTTTTAAGTAATAGTGGCTCCTGTACATCATTGAACCGCACAAACTCTAGCGCTCCAACGGGAATTTTACCCAAATCACTAAATTAATATTCAGGTGGGGTTAAGTATAGGTTTTTTCTTAACACTCCTGCTTTGAGTAAACCAGAAGTAATTAAGTAAGAACTAATAGGGTAATTTTTGGCTCCGTACTCCTGCCAAAGCAGCTTTAACTGTGCCAAATCCTTGCCAGATAATTGAACATTGAAATTGTCATAGAGTGGGAGAGTAGGGAATTCTCGGTTAGCTATGGGGCGGCAGGTTTCTTCATTATGAGCAAAATGATGCTCTTTCACCTTGCCTTTTTTAGCAGTTAGACTGCTATTACAGTAAGGACACTGAAGTGAAGTCTTCCCCCTATTAATATCTTCAATACATATCAAGATACCTTCTTCATTTACACCATATTTTAGCCACATTGCCACACCATTACTGAATAGTTAAAGTTGCTCTTACTAGTGTGCTTTAACTTTTCTAATATGTCTCTATCTTCTGGAGTAATATAATGTTGATTTTAAGAATTAATGCACCAATTAAAAACCCCTCCAAGGTTGGAGAGGTAAAGTAGCTTTTCAAAGGCTGTACTGAAACTATGCTTTATTCAAAGTTGCTAATACCCATCATGTGATAAGCAATAACAGCAGTATCAAAGGGTTGCAGGTAATTGATATTTATGGGATTACTGGGTAAAGTAATTGATGTTTCACTCTTGTTAGAAGTAGCTGTTTTATTGTTAGCGATTCTAGATAGTAAAATAGAACCAACAAGATTTGCCAAATTGAGCGGGTTAGCGAGTTTCATAGGTGATTCTGTGTTGGTTATTGAATATATATATTTAACTGAAATAATCTAACAACTTATGCATCACAGTTAATCATTTGTAGGTGCGATGGCGTACCCGCCCGCCGGAGGCATCGCTCTTTTTTCGTCTCTACGAGACGCTACTCGCGTTCGCTTCAATAACGCACCGCAGATTCAATAAGTTTATCGATTTTAGTAGGTTGAGATTGCCCAAATTCCTTTGCACACATGGCACTGCCTCAAAATTTACGTGCTGGAAGACGCGATTTTAACAGAATTAGTGGGGCGATGAGCAGGAGCCGGGAGTACATTTGTTATCGTTGATTACTTAAGCAAACCGCCGTTTGCTGGCAGCAACATCAGCAACCCGTAGATGAACATGGTCAATCAGGCGACCTCGATGGAATTCCATAGTGTTATCTTGCCTCTAAAAATGAGTCATTCTCTGGTCAACCATTGTTCTGGTTGAGTTGCTACTCAAGCTGCTCATAAGAGAAGGCGGCTTCTATTTTGTGTCCATCTGGATCGCGCACAAAGCAGCCGTAATACGGCTCACTATAGTCGGGTCTGCCACCGGGGGCACCGTCGTCTTTGCCTCCTGCCGCTAATGCTGCCTCATAGAAGGCGTGGACTGCTTCTTTTGTAGGAGCAATAAAACCAATGTGAGTTCCATTGCCAACCGTTGCAGGTTGCCCGTCGAAGGGAGTTCCCACCCAAAATTCGGGATACTGTTTGCCATAGGCGATCGCCCCCGGATGCTCCATAAATCGCTTACAGCCCAATGTTGGCAACACAGCATCATAGAAGGCGATCGCTCGTTCAAAATCATTAGTACCAATCGAAACGTGCGAGAGAATGCTGGGATTGTTATCCATATCGGAATCCTTTATCAGTTGATGTGGATGTGCTAGAGAGCCGATCGGTGATTTGCTGCACCCTAACACAACTTGATGAAACGATTGGATTATAACAGTAGTGACATACTCCACACACTCCCCTTTCAGGGTGAGTGTGGGCTTCTCAACGACTCTTCTATGAAGACATTAATTGAGCTTTGAGGGCGTGTGTCCCACGCGCCTTTATGTTTAAAGAAGCATTCAAATCTCTGCACAAGTTTGCATGACATACAGGACAATTGTGCATTCTTTGAGATAGCGGCTTTTTAACTTTGTGACCACAACTAGAACATTCTTGACTTGTACTGTTTGGGTTGACAGCTATTACTTTTAAACCAGCATTTTCGGCTTTGTTTGAAAGTATTGAGATGAACTGTCCCCACCCTGAATCATTGATACTTTTAGCCAGCCATGTTTTAGCAAGTCCTTTGATGTTCAACTTTTCAACTGCGACGACATCATACTTATCTAGTAGTGATTTAGCACTTTTGAAGTGAAAATCTTTGCGAGTATCAGCGACTTTTTTGTGCTGTTTACCCAATCTCTGAATAGCTTTCTTGCGTCTGTTGGAACCTTTTTTACGCCTTGATACTTTACGCTGTGCTGACTTTAATTTACGTTCAGATTTGCGTAGATATTTAGGCGCTTTGACTCTAGACCCGTCAGAAGCTACATAGAAATCAATCAAACCAACATCAATCCCGACAATATTATCAGGGCTAAAATCAGGTTTAATTGTTGGTACTGTTTTGTCATCAAGACTTAAAGTTACATAATAGCCATCTGACTTTTTGGTTACAGATACAGTTTTGATATCAAACCCGTCAGCTATTGGGCGATGAACAATCACCTTGATATCCCCAATCTTTGAGAGCGTTATTCTGTTGTTGACAAAATGATGACCCTTAAATTGGGAATATGTAAATGTTTTATATTGCCCTTTCCCTTTAAATCTAGGTCTACCAGATTTTTTGCCGTTAGCGTCACCTTTCAACCATCTATCAAAAGCTAATTCAACCTTCTTGGGAACTTCCTGTAGTACTTGAGAATGGATATTTTTGTACCAAGGACGGTCTTTTTTGAGTTGGGTTAATGATGTTTTTTGGTTGTAGTAATTGGGTTGCTCTTTTAACTCTGGTAGGTGACAAATTAATGGGCATCTATCAATAGGACATCGGTTCATCTCATACCAATCGAACCT
The Nostoc punctiforme PCC 73102 genome window above contains:
- a CDS encoding AAA family ATPase → MLKELHLQQVGPAAHFDVAFADRLNIFTGDNGLGKSFLLDIAWWVMTTNWAEQPAYPQRVKGENPQITAVVSNKKNIREYQSQFDFSEQQWRNLQMPPLLKEVVIYVRVDGSFSIFDPARQRDIAYNFNPNTLWNGLKSKDKVICNGLIQDWVTWQNQPNKYPFELFSNVIKKLAPHPSEWIEVGETTRVSIEDVRDIPTVNLPYGNVPVTQTSAGMKRILGLAYLLVWTWYEHKKASELRQQKPVNQIVLLIDEIESHLHPRWQRVILPAILSVVTELQPRMKIQALVTTHSPLILASLEPNFHEQEDKLFLFKLQDSEVSLDEVPWSKQGDIVGWLTSDIFGLKQARSKEAEIAIEAAEAWMRDDDMNTFPENLRISTQIHQELQRVLPGHDPFWPRWIVTTEKRNSGLSGV
- a CDS encoding peroxiredoxin-like family protein, with the translated sequence MNPYNILNQTELQCVSDGMTRPLLENCETASHILILVWPQLGDFDSLEYAWWLQRKAKKLPPEKLAIRTVGIGSRTSGTRFCQYTGFPPENLFVEPNAELHHQLKLYSGLNLSLPGLSVSHQAWLNLMLMCAGFGSPGTLREVFRGYSRQAPQLIDDDEMIQGTPLPAFKGSFFRLAGGNGFQRPFELATLRLRNMVEVLSNWHTYVPNSAYLTQRGGTFLFDSKGQLLYSHRDPGILGFAANMSQPLSFLSFIEANSFTMGDA
- a CDS encoding GIY-YIG nuclease family protein — encoded protein: MGKIPVGALEFVRFNDVQEPLLLKKLLKLELAFKHAEYKNAPDLAYRFTDLKLYRAQLQRILSSSLYFLEIETNIGIIYKIGVTTRPVLKRVAEVKIDLLAHYSSVAIRVLGTWEHRGNVELYFKHRYQGFNYPIGSLTEYYKFNAEDTEMVLRDLQQMQPKILSQDEKNILEENSSWEQIAV
- a CDS encoding competence protein CoiA family protein; protein product: MWLKYGVNEEGILICIEDINRGKTSLQCPYCNSSLTAKKGKVKEHHFAHNEETCRPIANREFPTLPLYDNFNVQLSGKDLAQLKLLWQEYGAKNYPISSYLITSGLLKAGVLRKNLYLTPPEY
- a CDS encoding VOC family protein; the protein is MDNNPSILSHVSIGTNDFERAIAFYDAVLPTLGCKRFMEHPGAIAYGKQYPEFWVGTPFDGQPATVGNGTHIGFIAPTKEAVHAFYEAALAAGGKDDGAPGGRPDYSEPYYGCFVRDPDGHKIEAAFSYEQLE
- a CDS encoding RNA-guided endonuclease InsQ/TnpB family protein, whose translation is MRISYQYKIKPTKEQSEKIDKTLEMLRYQYNYLLAQRFDWYEMNRCPIDRCPLICHLPELKEQPNYYNQKTSLTQLKKDRPWYKNIHSQVLQEVPKKVELAFDRWLKGDANGKKSGRPRFKGKGQYKTFTYSQFKGHHFVNNRITLSKIGDIKVIVHRPIADGFDIKTVSVTKKSDGYYVTLSLDDKTVPTIKPDFSPDNIVGIDVGLIDFYVASDGSRVKAPKYLRKSERKLKSAQRKVSRRKKGSNRRKKAIQRLGKQHKKVADTRKDFHFKSAKSLLDKYDVVAVEKLNIKGLAKTWLAKSINDSGWGQFISILSNKAENAGLKVIAVNPNSTSQECSSCGHKVKKPLSQRMHNCPVCHANLCRDLNASLNIKARGTHALKAQLMSS